The genomic interval GTCCAACCACATTGCATTGCCAGAACCCATGTTGTATATTTGAAAGAGGTTGACCTCCTTGCTTCTCTCATGTTACAATCCTCTTGCCGCTGAGCTCCCTTTCTCCTCGGTCCACAGAACAGAGACAAAATGTAGGACTGGTGCCAACAGTTCATCACGAAAGAAAGAACTCACTGAGCCGAAATCACTAACTAATACTAATCTAATACTAAACTAATACTACACTAACTAATACTAATCTAATACTAAACTAATACTAATAGAATACTAATAGAATAGAAATAGAACCGTCTTTTCTGTATATTCTCCCCGGTTCCGTTGCTACCGCGCGCTTTACGCAATCGATCGGATCGTGTAGATATCCCTTCAACACAACGTAGGTCATCGAAAGGGTCTCGAAGACTCACCAAAGCACGAAAGCCGGGATCTTTCAGAAAAATGGATTCCTATTCGAAGGGTGCATAACCGCATGGATAAGCTCACACTAACCCGTCAATTTGAGATCCAATTCGGGATTTTCCTTGGGAGGTATCGGGAAGGAATTGGAATGTAATAATATCGATTCATACAGATACAGAAGAAAAGGTTCTCTATTGATTCAAACGCTATACCTACGAGATAGGGATAGAGAAAGAGGAAAGAAAAAACCGAAGATTTCACACAGTACTTTTGATCGAAAAATCAATCTGATTTATTTCGTACCTTTCGCTCAATGAGAAAATGGGTCAGATTCTACAGGATCAAACCTGTGGGACTTAAGGAATGATGGAATGGAAGAAAAAAAAATAAAAAAAATAAGTAAAATGCAGTAGAAGAGTCCCGATTCCAAACGAACAAATTCAAACTTGATTGAAAAGGATCTTTCTGATTCTCGAAGAATGGGATGGGGGCAAAAGGATTGATCGAGAAAGATTTCTTGTTCTTATTAAAAGATCGTGATTGGATCCACATATGTTTGGTAAAAAGAAAAATCTTCTCCTTTGAGAATAATCAAAAAAAGGAATCAATTGGAACATAAAAACGTGACTGAATTGGTCCTAGTTACTCTTCGGGACGGAGTGGAAGAAGGAAGGGGGGAGATTCTCGAACGAAGAAAAGGATCCAATGACTTGGAAAGAATTGAACGAGGAGCCGTATGAGGTGAAAATCTCATGTACGGTTCTGTAGAGTGGCAGTAAGGGTGACTTATCTGTCAACTTTTCCACTATCACCCCCAAAAAACCAAACTCTGCCTTACGTAAAGTTGCCAGAGTACGCTTAACCTCTGGATTTGAAATCACTGCTTATATACCCGGTATTGGCCATAATTTACAAGAACATTCTGTAGTCTTAGTAAGAGGGGGAAGGGTTAAGGATTTACCCGGTGTGAGATATCACATTGTTCGAGGAACCCTAGATGCTGTCGGAGTAAAGGATCGTCAACAAGGTCGTTCTAGTGCGTTGTAGATTCTTATCCAAGACTTGTATCATTTGATAATGCCATGTGAATCGCTAGAAACATGTGAAGTGTATGGCTAACCCAATAACGAAAGTTTCGTAAGGGAACTGGAGCAGGCTACCATGAGACAAAAGATCTTCTTTCTAAAGAGATTCGATTCGGAACTATGATATGTCCAAGGTCCAATATTGAAATAATTTCAGAGGTTTTCCTTGACTTTGTCCGTGTCAACAAAAAATTCGAAATGCCTCGACTTTTTTAGAATAGGTCCGAGTCAAATAGCAATGATTCGAAGCACTTTACACTATTTCGGAAATCCAAGGACTCAATCGTATGGATATGTAAAATACAGGATTTCCAATCCTAGCAAGAAAAGGGGGGAAACGGATACTCAATTTCAAAGTGAGTAAACAGAATTCCATACTCGATCTCATAGATACATATGGATACATATAGAATTCTGTGGAAAGCCGTATTTGATGAAAGTCGTATGTACGGCTTGGGGGGAGATCTTTCATATCTTTCGAGATCCACCCTACAATATGGGGCCAAAAAGCCAAAATAAATCATTTTAGCCCTTAGAAGTTATAAAAAAAAACAGATTATCCCTTTCACGCTCATGTCACGGCGAGGTACTGTAGAAGAAAAAACCGCAAAATCCGATCCAATTTATCGTAATCGATTAGTTAACATGTTGGTTAACCGTATTCTGAAACACGGAAAAAAATCATTGGCTTATCAAATTATTTATCGAGCTATGAAAAAGATTCAACAAAAGACAGAAACAAATCCACTATCTGTTTTACGTCAAGCAATACGTGGAGTAACTCCCGATATAGCAGTAAAAGCAAGACGTGTAGGCGGATCTACTCATCAAGTTCCCATTGAAATAGGATCCACACAAGGAAAAGCACTTGCCATTCGTTGGTTATTAGGGGCATCCCGAAAACGTCCGGGTCGAAATATGGCTTTCAAATTAAGTTCCGAATTAGTGGATGCTGCAAAAGGGAGTGGCGATGCCATACGCAAAAAGGAAGAGACTCATAGAATGGCAGAGGCAAATAGAGCTTTTGCACATTTTCGTTAATCCATGACGTTAATCCATGAATAGGATCTATATAGACACATAGACCCATGGATCCATACATCTCGATCGGAAAAGAATCAATGGAAAAAGAATCGGAAGTGATCAATATATCTCTCGAAACAAACGAAAAGGAAACGAAAGACGAAACATAAATCATGGATCAACTAAGCCCTCTCGGGGACTTGCTTAAGAATAAGAAGAATAAGAAAGAGGAATCTTATGTAAATACCATGGAATAAGGTTTGGTCCTATTCATGGGGATTCTGTAAATATTCCATTCCAAAAAAAAGAGAAAATTCGAAACAATTGGGATTTTTTGGAGATTGGATGCAGTTACTAATTCATGATCTGACATGTACAGAATGAAAACTTCATTCTCGATTCTACGAGAATTTTTATGAAAGCCTTTCATTTGCTTCTCTTCGATGGAAGTCTTATTTTCCCAGAATGTATCCTAATTTTTGGCCTAATTCTTCTTCTGATGATCGATTCAACCTCTGATCAAAAAGATCTATCTTGGTTCTATTTGATCTCTTCAACAAGTTTAGTAATGAGCATAACGGCCCTATTGTTCCGATGGGGAGAAGAACCTATGATTAGCTTTTCCGGAAATTTCCAAACGAACAATTTCAACGAAATCTTTCAATTTCTTATTTTACTATGTTCAACTCTATGTATTCCTCTATCCGTAGAGTACATCGAATGTACAGAAATGGCTCTAACAGAGTTTCTGTTATTCGTATTAACAGCTACTCTAGGAGGAATGTTTTTATGCGGCGCTAACGATTTAATAACTATCTTTGTAGCTCCAGAATGTTTCAGTCTATGCTCCTATCTACTTTCTGGATATACCAAGAAAGATGTACGGTCTAATGAGGCTACTACGAAATATTTACTCATGGGTGGGGCAAGCTCTTCTATTCTGGTTCATGGTTTCTCTTGGCTCTATGGTTCATCCGGGGGAGAGATCGAGCTTCAAGAAATAGTGAATGGTCTTATCAATACACAAATGTATAACTCCCCAGGAATCTCAATTGCGCTTATATTCATCACTGTAGGAATTGGGTTCAAGCTTTCCCCAGCCCCTTCTCATCAATGGACTCCTGACGTATACGAAGGAGTGCGGTTCGTTCGATAAATTCCTACCTCTCTATCTATTTCTGAGATGTTTGGATTTTTCAAAACTCCATGGACATGCAGAAGAGAAATGCTATTCCCACTCGGACCAAGACATAACTTTACTTGTTCAAATAACAATTAAGGTGAAGCAGAGTCAGGAACAACGAATCCCTTTATGATAAACAGATTCATTTTGCAAGTTCGTTATTACGGGTAGTTCCTACAAAGGATCGGACTAATGACGTATACAATACTTAAATTCTCGATGTAGGTGCTACATACATAGTCGGTTCTCATCCTTCAGAGACTACGAGTATAATAGGAGCATCCGTCGACAAAAGGATCACCCTAAGATGATCATCTCGTGGCTATTGAGAACGAATCAAATCAGATGGTTCTATTTCTCAATCTTTTCGACCTCGGTTCCGTAGGAGCAAGTCATAAAGATTGAGAAAAATCGGTCATTCACAACCACTGATGAAGGATTCCTCGAAAAGTTAAGGATTAGTATAGTAATCCTTTTGAAAATTCTAAATCGAATGGATTCGGTCTTATACATACGCGAGGAAGGTAATCAAAAAAGAAAGAAGATGAGTTCTTCTTTCTTTTATCACTTAGGAGCCGTGCGAGATGAAAGTCTCATGCACGGTTTTGAATGAGAGAAAGAAGTGAGGAATCCTCTTTTCGACTCTGACTCTCCCACTCCAGTCGTTGCTTTTCTTTCTGTTACTCCGAAAGTAGCTGCTTCAGCTTCAGCCACTCGAATTTTCGATATTCCTTTTTATTTCTCATCAAACGAATGGCATCTTCTTCTGGAAATCCTAGCTATTCTTAGCATGATATTGGGGAATCTCATTGCTATTACCCAAACAAGCATGAAACGTATGCTTGCGTATTCGTCCATAGGTCAAATCGGATATGTTATTATTGGAATAATTGTTGGAGACTCAAATGGTGGATATGCAAGCATGATAACTTATATGCTGTTCTATATCTCCATGAATCTAGGAACTTTTGCTTGCATTGTATTATTTGGTCTACGTACCGGAACTGATAACATTCGAGATTATGCAGGATTATACACGAAAGATCCTTTTTTGGCTCTCTCTTTAGCCCTATGTCTCTTATCCTTAGGAGGTCTTCCTCCACTAGCAGGTTTTTTCGGGAAACTTCATTTATTCTGGTGTGGATGGCAGGCAGGCCTATATTTCTTGGTTTCAATAGGACTCCTTACGAGCGTTGTTTCTATCTACTATTATCTAAAAATAATCAAGTTATTAATGACTGGACGAAACCAAGAAATAACTCCTCACGTGCGAAATTATAGAGGGTCCCCTTTAAGATCAAACAATTCCATCGAATTGAGTATGATTGTATGTGTGATAGCATCTACTATACCAGGAATATCAATGAACCCGATTATTGAAATTGCTCAGGATACCCTTTTTTAGCTTCTAGAATCTATTTCTTAGTTCAAGATCCGACCCCTCTTATCTTACTAACTGGAATCAAAGAATTAGTAGATCTGTTCCGCCCAAAATGGGAATGGGCTAGGGTTATGAACTTAGAATCTAGAATCTGATGATCGAGTCGATTCCATGATTCTAAGTTCATTCCATACCGGACCAGACCGGAATAGGGTTATATACATTCTCATTATGAGAAAGGGGTCATTCGAGCGTATCTAAATAGATACTATGTTTACATATAATAGATCCCTGCGTCGTTCCGTTCCATTTAGGATTAGGAATAGGCGTAATCGGACCCGCTTTTTACATATCTATCATTATTTTGGACCCTATTCACCTCTTTGGGCTTCTATTGAATCGAGAAATAGGTTTGATTGTCCATCTTTTTGATAGAATATATATAAGATATCCTACGGATAATTCAAATCGAACCAATTGGATGTCCGACTCGGGCCTATATGACATGACCGATCAATAAAAATACTCTAACACTCCACCTTTGTCATATATTCCATACATAACACTAGCTAGATATCATATTCATGGAATACGATTCACTTTCAAGATGCCTTGGTGGTGAAATGGTAGACACGCGAGACTCAAAATCTCGTGCTAAAGAGCGTGGAGGTTCGAGTCCTCTTCAAGGCATAATATTGAGATCTCTTATTGAATTGGAATAAGTTCGGCAGCGCATCACGAAATCTTGGTGATCTTCTCTATCTAATGAATGGGGAGTCCGTTTTGAAATCGTCTGCCCTGCACCCCCCCGAGATATGCTTCAACAGGAATCACACAGGGGTAGATTGATACAATAGAAACCTCTGGTAAAATGCCCACCCGTAACCCGATAAAGTACATTACATAGTCCGTTTTAGGGATTGGCGACTTACCCATTTAATTACTTTTGCACCGGACGTTCCCCAAATGGGTACTCTCGGGTCGGGTGAATTCCATAATAGACGCCTGTTGGCATTCCAACCTTCCTTCTCCTTTCAGGGCTATCCGAAAAGAAAGAGAATTCAGTACTTCTTGGTCGTGAATATCTGAATAGGACAAACCGCCCCGTGGATATCTTTGCTTCGGAACAAAACAATTAGAATTAGGCTCGGTCAACTGGAATGTGTATTATCAATATAGGGTATCTTTCAATTGAGAAGAGCTATCGACCTGAGACAAAGAGAAAGAAAGGTCTATCTATTTGATTTAGTTATTCAGTTAAACCAATGATTCGTTATTGGAGCAGATAGCAACAACCATTTCATCCGGGAAAAGCCATCTTTTTCTCAACAATGTCTTTGTCATTTGATCCAATAGCGTTCCGTTAGATAGGAACATATTTGATAAATATTGATAACTCTCGGATAGAGTATTAGAACGGAAAAATCCATTAGATAATGAACTATTGGTTCTAAGCCATCTCTGGCGATGAATCAACAATTCGAAATGCTTTTCTTGCGTATTCTTGATAAACCAGCGTTTATATATAGATGTAGGAAGATCTGTTTGGGAAGTAAGAAGCCCCTTTGACATCTCTTCATCTGCAAAGAATTGTCGATGTGAAAACACAGAGACAGAGACAAAAGGCTGATCTTTCAATAGGAAAAAGAGTGGATCCGCAGGGTCCCAAATGAATTGGCTTATTTGAAAAAAGCCTTGTTCTTTGGAAGATCTATCTCGTGTCTGGTACTGCATGGTTCCACCCTGCAAGAACTCCGAATCATTCTCTTGAAGCTCATCCTCTTCCTCATAAATGATCCGCTTGCCCCGAAATGACCTGGCCCAATAGGGAAATCCCAATTCATTGGGCCTTTCGATACAATTAAATAGAAAGCCCCAAGGGCGCCATATTCTAGGAGCCCAAACTATGTGATTGAATAAATCCTCCTCCATCTGTTGCGGGTCGAGGACTCCTTCCCCTTCTTCAAACTCCGATTCATATTTTTCATAGAGAAATCTCTGATCAACGATAAAACAAGATCCTTTTTGAATCATATTTAAGGGATTCCTTGGTTCGGACCGAAGAAGCAATGTCACTCGATCATTATCAAACTGACTGCAACCTTTTTCTGTCCGTGAGGATCCCACCAGAGCGCCTTCTACTTCTAATAGGCCATGAACTAGATCAGAATCATTCTCAACGAGTCCATAAGAAGTGATCCCATTTTTTTCATCAGGTCCGGGTAGAGACCAAAGGTCTTGAGCGACCGATCCGGCAGAACAACTCAAAAGATAAAGAAGTATCGTTAATTCCTTCATGCTCGTTCCAAGTTCGAAGTACCATTTGTACAAATAAGAATCCCCCTCGTTACAAGATTTCTTCTTCATATAGATAGATATAGGATCTATGGAGCAATTACTTAGAAGTACATTTTTTGAAATAGCCCTTCCTATCTGATAGAAAAGGATCCCATGATCCTGAACCGATCTTACCTGGGATCGCAAATCCCAAGTTTGTCTATGAAGAGCAGATCTAATTATATTAGTGTCTATAATGGATTTCTTTTGTATAATACTAATCGATAGGGCCTCATTGGTAAGTGCTACAAGATCTCGTACATTGGAACCCATAGTTATGGTTATGCACCCGAGTCCATTAGTATGGAACATTCTCTTTTCCAAGTGAAATCCCCTAGTATATGAAAGAGTGAAAAAGTGCTTTCGTTGTTGTGGAATAAGAAGCCTTCGTATCTTAATGCATGTATTTAATTTATTCGGAGCTATTAGAGCGGGATCCACTTTTTGGGGAATATGAGTCGAAGCAATAACAAGAATATTTCTAGTGGAACATCTTTCACAATCCCTGGAGAGATAGTTCACTAATAGACCGAGGGATAAGTAATTCGACTCATTCACATCCAGATCATGAATGTTTGGAATCCATATTATGCAAGGAGACATTGCTTTTGCTAATTCGAATTGAAGGGTGATATAAAATCGGTCTATTTCCGGCATCATATCCATAGTTAGCGCATTCATCATAGTTAGAAGCTCCAGCTCCGTATCAAGGTCACGGTCGATATCGTCACTATCATCAATATCGTCACTATCATCAATATCGTCACTATCATCAAAAAGAAAACTCTTAGGCTTGTTATCCAGGAACTTGTTCAGAAATACTGTAATGAAAGGAACATAGGAGTTTGTCGCTAGGTATTTGACCAAATAGGATCGTCCAGTTCCTATAGAACCTATCACTAAAATACCCCTGGGGGGGGGTAGGGCTAAGCGGAGCGAAAAGGGTTTCCCATGAGATGGGAAATGAAAACTATTAGCCCCACAGGGGGTTTGTGAATAAGTGATTGTCTGATAATGAGCAAGGAATATCCGTCTTTCTGCTAAACAGGATGTATTGAACTCATAATTCATTAGATACTTTTTATGAATGTCAACTAAGTATCGTAAGTAAATTGCTCCCGGTTGTTCAATCATTTGATAACCAGAGTTATTCTTTGATAAAGGATCACTATGAGTCAGACTCAATAGAATTTGATCAATCCTTTTTTCTGTCGTTAAGGTAGAGAACTGAACCAAGAATTCTCTTTCTTTATCATCAATCGAATCACTGTTCGAGAACCAGGATTCTATTTTATCATCAATCCAATCACCATTCACGTTTTTTCTTTTTCTTATCAAGGAATAGATCGCTTTACTTGTATGACTTAGATGTCTCGTATTTCTCGAAAAAGCGATTCGATTGATGGGATTTGGTATGATACTTATGAGATCGAAGAGATTCCAATATTTCTTCTTAGAACGTATTGATTTGACCCCATAAGCGGGACCACCACCCCCTAGCATGTTGCCGCCAGAAGCAAAACCCCGTATTTCTTCTAGAAAATCTCCTAATTGTTCCAGAGCAACTAGAAAGAGATTCTTTAACCAGAAAGAATTCAGTTCAGATGTAGGATACCTATCCAGAAGTTTTCGCAACTCAATCATGTATGATGGAATCATCAAAGATTTGACCTTTTCGAACTCTGTCTGTAACTCTCTGTAGGCTCGAGAAACAAAGAGAAGATGTGTACGAACGAGATATCCAGCAACAAGAAGAAGGAAAAGGATTGAATAGAGGAACTCCCGAACATTTAGCGATCTCAGATGTGTCGATATCAATGGTGACTCATTATTTTGATGAAAAATTTCTTCGGACAGAAGAAGATTATGTAAACACTTACTCGAAATCTCACTTATCAGATTCCATTGTGTCTTCCACAATGGAATCTGAAGAATTCGCCATGATATATCTGATCCATGCATAATATCATGAAAAATGGATACAAATTTTTGGCTGCTACTTAGTATCGGCAATAGGTCTGAAAAAGTATCTAAAAATATTAAATTTAGATATTTGTACCCTGTCGAAGTAAGGAACCATGGTATATATGTTTGGAATAGATTCCATTTGGAGAGAGTTAAAAGAGTACTATCTCGTTGAAAGGTTCTATACATCTGCCCTTTCTCAAGGCATCTTTTTAGACAAGGACTCCGTTTTTTCCTCTTTTCGGATGGTAAATATTTCTCAGAACATGGAGTGTGAATCAAACCCACGTTTGAATTCAAATTGAGATACTGATGCAAGTTCTTCCCTTCTGAATCAGGTAGATTCATATCTGAAAGAGGTTTACAATAAGTTCTTTCAAAATTGACTATTTGTCCCTCTGTTAGAGGTGTTCCCGAAATGTCTGCGATCGAGTAAATAGCTCTACGAACGAATGGATCGAATCGAATTGGAAAATGGAAAGATTTGTACAAGTTATACCCTTCGTCACCACTTTGCGGAAAATGGTTAGATATCAATATGTTAGATACCTGTGACTCGATTGGTGGAATAGTATCTCTCTCCAAGAAAGCATGTTTTTTTTTACCGCCGCACAAAGAAAATATTTTGTTCCGAATGAACAAGATATTGAGGAATTGTCCATACGTAAAATAATAATTATTGATACAGGCCCTTTCCACAAAAAAAGGGAATCTTTTGTTACAATAGAAACAGAAGTGATATTGATTATTCAAGAATCGAAGTCGATTTGCTTTAAAAAAAGAGGATATCAATGAACTTCTATGAAATGGTTTCACGGGATTCAGCCAATTGTCTTGATCGTGGGATATCATTGAAACATAGGAATCCGTGTTATCAAAAGATTTCCTGCGATTCTTTCTAGTATGGAATGAGTCAATCATCCACTTTGGTATCTTATTGAAAAAAGATGGTGATATTGTTCTTCCATTGATCAAGAATTTCGATTTTTGGGAAGTATCACGGCCATCCAATAAGAAGGGTTTCAATTTTTTCAAATGAACGATTTGAAGACCTATTGATTCTAACAACTGATTACAGAGTGGATCATTCGGACCTTTCAATTCATAGATGTGGATCTCGGACCTATGAATGGGGATACTCCCGAAACTCACAAAGAAAAAAGGAAGTGAGTTAGACAAAAAGAGAAGAAACTTGGACAAAAAAGGAAGTAACTTGGACAAAAAGAAACAAAGTAACTTAGACAAATCTTTTTTGTCGATAACCTCAACCTCAGACCAATCAATCGAATATTGATTAATACGTAATCGATCGAACACTACTTGAAAACGGCTATTCTGCTCAGAACTGAGAAGTTCTAAATGTTCCTGGAAATTCTTGCTCCCATTGGACCATCTGTATCTACATGCATTAAGATCCCGATTCATGGATCTCTCGGTTCGAGAAATCAAAATAAGAGGATCGAACCATTTCTTCTGACTCTTTTTCAAATTTGATAACTGGTGGTTGATCGTGTATTTCATTATAGTTCTATGATTCATAGTATCATTTTCTATTTGATACCTTTGAATTCCATGTTCGAAGTTGCGATCGAATCGATTCTTTTTAATGAATCGATTCAATACATTTCTTATGTACCCATAGGTGCTATATTGGATTTGAATCAGATTTCGGATCAATCTATATTGATTGACTGCCTCCATTATGTTGTTGCTAGCAAATACCACTATTTTTGGTTTTGGATCTTCCAAATCATTCCCGCAAGAGGTCCGGACCCATTTTTTTATGAGCCTTCGATAAAAAGATTCATTCTCTTCATAAAAAAGAGGAGGTAGAAACAATAAAGATTTATTTTTCGACTCATCCCTGGAGTTGAATACCCCCCTCAAGAATTGTTTTTGATCCAATCCGGAGGAATCAATAGAAAAGGCAAATCCCTTATGATACACCAGATCCGGCTCGGTTATTGATAGAGTGAATAGATCTGCCATTTCTTGAGATCTCTCTTCTGATTCAAAATCGTGGTGTAACGTGTATCCCCCCCTGTTCCGTTCATGGAATAGATGAAATAAACCAAAAAATGGATTTTTGTTCAAGAATGAAATCTTATTGGAACTGTCCAGTTCATCCTTCGGAACCATATCCCATCCCGGATCTGATGAAATAGGATGAATTGAGACAGTATTTTGTAAATACATAATTATCTTGAATATATTAACCATTTCTTTACTTTCCGATCGCCCGGAAAGAACAAAAGAAACATCTTGTTCTTTCTTCAGCAATTTCTGATCTCTAGTAGACCTCTCAGTAGGATTCGAACCCAGATGCAGTTCTGACCATCTGTCAGAGAAAAAAGAACGATTGGCTCTTGTAGGATTCCCAAGAAATTCTTCGATTTCTTCCGGAAGCAGATGATTATTCATCTGCTTCTCACGTTCCATGAATAGTCGGCACATTGAAGAATATCCAGAGAGGCATTTAGGGAATCGCTCCGATTCTATCTCTGTTCGTTCCGTTTGAAGAAAGGAAGGATCCGAACAAAGAATCGATCTTTCTTTTAGTTGTTGAATCTCTCTTTGATTGGTCAATGTGTGATATTCCGAATCCTCATTCCTAATGGAATCCCTGGATTGATCAGAAGATCCTTTCAATTGGCTAGAATCCGTTACTTGAATGAAACTAGATCTCGTGGAATCATATTGAATATTTGATGATACATTCCGTACCTTGCTAAAAAACCGATCCTTGTTTACCAACCACACATTGTCTAACCAAATCCAATTCTCTCTCGATATGCTCCTCAAAAAATCCGATTCGTGCGGATTCTTCCCCCAACTAACGAAGAGATCTTGGCGGAATTGCCACATATGAAATTGAGCACAATTTTGCAAAGAAATAGCCCGCTTGTTTCTCAAGAAGAGATGGGAAACATGCTCAATATCATTTGATTGAGCAGTTGACCCAGCCCCTTGTTGTTTGAAGAAAACCTCCACTTCAATTGGTATTTTTTCACGAAAAGCAAACATGAGATAATAAATCCAGTCTTTCACTAAGATTTCGAATAGCTGTCCCGAATTCAAGTTGATTATGTTTCGCCTCTT from Arachis hypogaea chloroplast, complete genome carries:
- the rps7 gene encoding ribosomal protein S7, whose amino-acid sequence is MSRRGTVEEKTAKSDPIYRNRLVNMLVNRILKHGKKSLAYQIIYRAMKKIQQKTETNPLSVLRQAIRGVTPDIAVKARRVGGSTHQVPIEIGSTQGKALAIRWLLGASRKRPGRNMAFKLSSELVDAAKGSGDAIRKKEETHRMAEANRAFAHFR
- the rps12 gene encoding ribosomal protein S12, with the protein product MPTMKQLIRNTRQPIRNVTKSPALRGCPQRRGTCTRVYTITPKKPNSALRKVARVRLTSGFEITAYIPGIGHNLQEHSVVLVRGGRVKDLPGVRYHIVRGTLDAVGVKDRQQGRSSAL
- the ycf2 gene encoding hypothetical chloroplast RF21, which encodes MKGHQFKSWIFELREILREIKNSRYFLDSWTQFNSAGSFIHIFFHQESFIKLLDSRIWSILLSRNSQGSTSNRYFTIKDVVLFVVAVLIYRINNRKMVERKDLYLTGLLPIPMNSIGLRNDTLEDSKDSANINRFIVPLLYLPKRKKISESSFLDPKESTRVLPITKKWIMPESNWGSRWWRNWIGKKRDSSCKISNETVAGIEISFKEKDIKYLEFLFVYYMDDPIRKDHDWEFFDRLSPRKRRNIINLNSGQLFEILVKDWIYYLMFAFREKIPIEVEVFFKQQGAGSTAQSNDIEHVSHLFLRNKRAISLQNCAQFHMWQFRQDLFVSWGKNPHESDFLRSISRENWIWLDNVWLVNKDRFFSKVRNVSSNIQYDSTRSSFIQVTDSSQLKGSSDQSRDSIRNEDSEYHTLTNQREIQQLKERSILCSDPSFLQTERTEIESERFPKCLSGYSSMCRLFMEREKQMNNHLLPEEIEEFLGNPTRANRSFFSDRWSELHLGSNPTERSTRDQKLLKKEQDVSFVLSGRSESKEMVNIFKIIMYLQNTVSIHPISSDPGWDMVPKDELDSSNKISFLNKNPFFGLFHLFHERNRGGYTLHHDFESEERSQEMADLFTLSITEPDLVYHKGFAFSIDSSGLDQKQFLRGVFNSRDESKNKSLLFLPPLFYEENESFYRRLIKKWVRTSCGNDLEDPKPKIVVFASNNIMEAVNQYRLIRNLIQIQYSTYGYIRNVLNRFIKKNRFDRNFEHGIQRYQIENDTMNHRTIMKYTINHQLSNLKKSQKKWFDPLILISRTERSMNRDLNACRYRWSNGSKNFQEHLELLSSEQNSRFQVVFDRLRINQYSIDWSEVEVIDKKDLSKLLCFFLSKLLPFLSKFLLFLSNSLPFFFVSFGSIPIHRSEIHIYELKGPNDPLCNQLLESIGLQIVHLKKLKPFLLDGRDTSQKSKFLINGRTISPSFFNKIPKWMIDSFHTRKNRRKSFDNTDSYVSMISHDQDNWLNPVKPFHRSSLISSFFKANRLRFLNNQYHFCFYCNKRFPFFVERACINNYYFTYGQFLNILFIRNKIFSLCGGKKKHAFLERDTIPPIESQVSNILISNHFPQSGDEGYNLYKSFHFPIRFDPFVRRAIYSIADISGTPLTEGQIVNFERTYCKPLSDMNLPDSEGKNLHQYLNLNSNVGLIHTPCSEKYLPSEKRKKRSPCLKRCLEKGQMYRTFQRDSTLLTLSKWNLFQTYIPWFLTSTGYKYLNLIFLDTFSDLLPILSSSQKFVSIFHDIMHGSDISWRILQIPLWKTQWNLISEISSKCLHNLLLSEEIFHQNNESPLISTHLRSLNVREFLYSILFLLLVAGYLVRTHLLFVSRAYRELQTEFEKVKSLMIPSYMIELRKLLDRYPTSELNSFWLKNLFLVALEQLGDFLEEIRGFASGGNMLGGGGPAYGVKSIRSKKKYWNLFDLISIIPNPINRIAFSRNTRHLSHTSKAIYSLIRKRKNVNGDWIDDKIESWFSNSDSIDDKEREFLVQFSTLTTEKRIDQILLSLTHSDPLSKNNSGYQMIEQPGAIYLRYLVDIHKKYLMNYEFNTSCLAERRIFLAHYQTITYSQTPCGANSFHFPSHGKPFSLRLALPPPRGILVIGSIGTGRSYLVKYLATNSYVPFITVFLNKFLDNKPKSFLFDDSDDIDDSDDIDDSDDIDRDLDTELELLTMMNALTMDMMPEIDRFYITLQFELAKAMSPCIIWIPNIHDLDVNESNYLSLGLLVNYLSRDCERCSTRNILVIASTHIPQKVDPALIAPNKLNTCIKIRRLLIPQQRKHFFTLSYTRGFHLEKRMFHTNGLGCITITMGSNVRDLVALTNEALSISIIQKKSIIDTNIIRSALHRQTWDLRSQVRSVQDHGILFYQIGRAISKNVLLSNCSIDPISIYMKKKSCNEGDSYLYKWYFELGTSMKELTILLYLLSCSAGSVAQDLWSLPGPDEKNGITSYGLVENDSDLVHGLLEVEGALVGSSRTEKGCSQFDNDRVTLLLRSEPRNPLNMIQKGSCFIVDQRFLYEKYESEFEEGEGVLDPQQMEEDLFNHIVWAPRIWRPWGFLFNCIERPNELGFPYWARSFRGKRIIYEEEDELQENDSEFLQGGTMQYQTRDRSSKEQGFFQISQFIWDPADPLFFLLKDQPFVSVSVFSHRQFFADEEMSKGLLTSQTDLPTSIYKRWFIKNTQEKHFELLIHRQRWLRTNSSLSNGFFRSNTLSESYQYLSNMFLSNGTLLDQMTKTLLRKRWLFPDEMVVAICSNNESLV